A part of Rhipicephalus microplus isolate Deutch F79 chromosome 8, USDA_Rmic, whole genome shotgun sequence genomic DNA contains:
- the LOC119164318 gene encoding alpha-(1,3)-fucosyltransferase 7-like: MRVIMLRQRNLKYFFYIVAAIFSLSLLLLSLLKAASTEDGNALAPALLQFGDTAYTLLPSSTSRTYRILIWDVGKRMSRRFLRSFGNTEKDPFASCSVRNCVLDTSNGRIDEADAVMFHLHLTKGPHTLPNKRRRPGQFWIFFTDESPLHTFLLTRQYNMSHYNGLFNLSMTYRSDSDVPVPYGRTVRLPEDNKDMLRDYASSKTDLVAILGSNCGGANLRWPYVRELAKHIKVDVYGGCGTKVCPGHFTRDCDVTEKYKFYLAFENSNCREYITEKLWWNAYHKEVVPVVMGASREEYASLAPPHSFIHVEDFSGPEELARYLVYLNGNASAYNEYFAWKRKYVVKNEHGYFGSPSLHLCRMCEAVNSLQGATKVYKDLESFWNPKRDCRPPVWVPTY; the protein is encoded by the coding sequence ATGCGGGTGATCATGCTGCGGCAAAGGAACCTAAAGTACTTTTTCTATATAGTGGCCGCCATCTTCTCCCTCAGTCTTCTTCTCCTCTCCCTGCTGAAAGCTGCCAGCACCGAAGACGGTAATGCACTCGCACCTGCGTTGCTACAGTTCGGCGACACTGCCTACACCCTGCTGCCGTCCTCGACGTCCAGGACGTACAGGATCCTCATCTGGGACGTCGGCAAGCGCATGTCGAGGCGGTTCCTTCGCTCCTTTGGCAACACAGAGAAGGATCCGTTCGCGTCGTGCAGCGTGCGAAACTGCGTACTGGACACGTCGAATGGCCGGATAGACGAGGCGGACGCCGTCATGTTTCACCTACATCTCACCAAAGGACCCCACACGCTTCCGAACAAGAGGAGACGGCCGGGCCAGTTCTGGATCTTCTTCACAGACGAGTCCCCGCTGCACACGTTTCTGCTGACCAGGCAGTATAACATGAGCCACTACAACGGCCTGTTCAACCTGAGCATGACGTACCGTAGCGACTCCGACGTGCCCGTGCCTTATGGTCGCACGGTCCGACTGCCAGAAGACAACAAGGACATGCTTCGCGACTACGCGTCCTCCAAGACCGACCTGGTCGCCATCCTGGGCAGCAACTGTGGCGGGGCCAACTTGCGGTGGCCATACGTCCGGGAGCTGGCCAAGCACATCAAGGTAGACGTGTATGGCGGCTGTGGAACTAAGGTGTGTCCGGGTCATTTCACGCGTGACTGCGACGTCACCGAGAAGTACAAGTTTTACCTGGCATTCGAGAACAGCAACTGTCGCGAGTACATCACCGAGAAGCTGTGGTGGAACGCCTACCACAAGGAGGTCGTACCGGTCGTCATGGGCGCGAGCCGGGAGGAGTACGCTAGCCTGGCACCGCCTCACTCGTTCATCCACGTCGAGGACTTCAGTGGTCCGGAGGAACTCGCCAGGTACCTGGTGTACCTCAATGGCAACGCGAGTGCTTACAATGAGTACTTCGCGTGGAAGAGGAAATACGTGGTGAAGAACGAACATGGGTACTTCGGCTCACCGTCACTACACCTGTGTCGTATGTGCGAAGCTGTGAACAGTCTTCAAGGTGCCACCAAGGTTTACAAAGACCTCGAGAGTTTCTGGAATCCTAAGAGAGACTGTCGGCCTCCCGTGTGGGTGCCTACTTACTAA